The following DNA comes from Candidatus Methylacidiphilum fumarolicum.
CCTATCCACAGGAAGGTAAGGGAAATGACAGTCGGCTGGCACCAATATCGCTACCTGCGCCACAACCCGACTCTTTTGCCCGCTATGGCAAAAATAGAAGAGCGGGTCTCAGCCCTTAAGGTCTATCATATCCCCAAAGCAGCAGTTCCATCAATCGAACCAAAAATCAAAAATGGAGATATCATTGCCATTACTACGCACGATCTTCATTCCTATACTTCCCATGTCGGAATCGCCTACAGGGATTCTCAAGGCATTCTTCATTTCCTCCATGCTTCTTCCACACACCATCAGGTCTATATAGACAAACGACTTTCCGATTATTTAAATTCCATTGCGAGTGATGCCGGCATCATTGTCGTCGAACCCAAAGAGGTTCCTTTGAATCTGATCGAAACAAGCCAGTACCCTGCTGCGGCTTTAACTCCAGTTGCGTCGACCAAAAAATCGTTTTTCCCTCCGATTCAATAGGTTTTGCCCAGGGCTTTAGTTCTAGCCAGTCATACTCCGGTTTTTCTTCTGAATCAATTCTTTTGCCTATAGTCAAATCGTAGCGTTCATAGAAAGGAGCCCTGTTTTTTTCTGTCGAACCAAACACGACTCCTTGGCCTTCCTTTTCAAAATACCAGTCGATCAACTGTGGGTATTTGCCAAATACCCTTAAAAAAATGGCGCTGGCTTTGTAAAATTCAAGGTAAGACCAACCCCCTGGACTTTGAGCCTCGCGGATCCATCCTGCCGTCCCGTTCCGAGCAATCTTGAAATTTCGACATACCCCAGGATACCTTAGCTCGGTTCTTTTACCGCTTTTAAAGATGAGGGTCACCACGGTAGTCTTTTTTGCAGGTTCTGTGTCATACACCTTGCCAACTATAGCAACAGGAAAGTCTTCTTTAGCCTCTGCATGATGAAACACATAGGGCAGAAAATCGACATCTTCCCTAAGGAGCTGCTCCCAGGCAGTCCTCCCAAAGCTTGCTTCCAGTTTGTCTTCAGCCTTAATCCTTCTGCCTGTATCCAGATCAAAGACTTCCACCAGTATTTGGCCATTGAAATCCCTTGACCGAAGCCCTACGGCCATGTCTCTTAAGCCTTCAATCCGGCAAAAAAGCCAAGCTTCTATGAACGGATAGGCGCTTTTAAGTGTTAATTGTCGTGGGTTCCCCTTTTTCTTTTCCTGAACTCTGAGCTGGTCGCAAACATAATCGATCCCCACTCCGACTCCTTCGTGCCGGCCTTCTACCCATCCAATCCACTCGGGAGATTCGATTGGGAGAACTGAAAGTTTATCTAGCAGTGCCTTTTGTTCTTGATTCAGAGAGATTTTGCCATGGATCCACTGGGCTGAACAAGTTGGATAGTTGCAAGGCACAGGAATTAAATAAAGAATTAAATCTTTCTTGTTTTTATTCTCCGGAGCATTTCTATCGAAAAGAGAAAAAAAAAGAGGGAAAAAGAAGAAGAAACAAAATGAGTGTAGGAGCAGCCTTGAACTTGGAAAAGATAATACAAGCCACGGTTTGTTTCTCGGAGGAGAATTCCTTTTTAAAATCTTCACGATCCTGAGTTTATAAAACCATTTATTGAAAAATAGATTTTTTTATTAGCTCAGAATCGAGAAATTTTTTGTTTGGTCAACAAGAAACCCACCCAAAAAGCGCTTAGCGACTAAGAAAATAAAGGAGAATTCTCTGATGCAATACGTCAAAGATTTTTTGGAAAGCTTCTTTTTGTTTGTCTATATCCCCTTCGACAGCTGCCGGATCTGGCAAATCCCAATGTTCAATGGTCGCCTTTTTAGGGAAAAGTGGACAGGCCTCTTTTGCAGCACTTGAACAAACCGTTACGACATAATCGATCGCAGGGGCATCGGCTTGCAAAAACTCAGTCAATGGTTTACTCCGTAGCCCATCGATGGGAATTCCATGTGATCGGAGAGTTTCCAAAGCAAGGGGATGCACTAGTCCTTTTGGCCTGCTCCCCGCGCTATAGGCGCGGAAACGGCCGCCACTATAATGGTTTAAAATGGCCTCCGCCATAATCGATCGGGCTGAATTGCCTGTGCACAAAAACAAAACATGCGATTGGAGCCTCATCTGCAGGTCTGCCTTTCAGTGGAAAGAGAACTTTCCTCTTGTTCATTTGTTTTACAGAAAAATTGAATCAACGATTCCACATCTTTTCCGCAACAGTCTTCGAGCAAATAGCCAATTAACTTAGCGATCTTTTCAAAATCAGCATAATAGACAATCTGTCTGCCTTTCTGTGTGGCCTCAATAAGTGTCGAATTTTTTAAATGATGCAAATGAAAGGATAGGGTTGTCAAAGGCACTTGCAGCTTTTCGGCCAGCTCTCCAGGACAACTCCCCTTGGACCCTGCTTTTATAAGCAGCTTGAAGATCTCGATCCGAGTTTTATGCGCCAGCGCATTTAAAATCAAAAGAGCCGTCTTATTATCCATATCGTAGGGTTAAATCAACAATAGTTTTATTCTATTGGAACTATTGTAATATTCAATTCTAAATGTTACTAAAAACGCCAGAAAAGCAAAAAACGCAGGATCACAAATTAAGAAGAAAAAATATTTCCATATTTTTAGAAAAGTGGCAAATTATTTCCTATGAAATCTGAAGAAATGGTGGAAATGACCTTAGAGCAAAAGGGAGGTATTGGGTTTTTTGAGAAGTATTTAACGCTATGGGTAGCCCTGTGTATAGGCGCTGGGATCGGATTAGGGAAATTGTTCCCAGGCCTTTTTCAGTTCCTTGGAAGCATTGAACTTATGCATGTGAATTTAGTTGTCGGCTTTTTTGTCTGGCTGATGATTATCCCTATGCTAATGAAAATCGATTTTAGTGTTCTTCACAGGGTAAGAACCCATACCCGAGGCATGCTTGTAACCCTGCTTGTCAACTGGGCCATCAAACCCTTCTCCATGGCTTTTTTCGGCTGGCTTTTTTTGAAAAAAATCTTTTTCCAGCTTCTCCCTCCCGATCAACTCGATTCGTACATAGCAGGACTGATTTTATTGGCCGCAGCCCCCTGCACAGCAATGGTTTTTGTTTGGAGCCATCTTTGCCTCGGTGATCCTTACTTTACCCTCTGCCAGGTCGCTCTCAATGATACCATCATGGTGTTTGCTTTCGCTCCCATTGTTGGGTTGCTTCTTGGTGTTTCTTCCCTCCACGTGCCCTGGGGCACTTTACTGCTCTCGGTCATCTTTTATATCCTCATCCCCCTTCTCTTTAGTCAATGGCTCCGTGCAAGAATTCTTAAAGAGGGAGGGAAGCAAAAGCTCGATAGGGTACTCCAACTGCTCCATAACCCTACCCTCTTTGCCCTGCTGGCAACCCTTATCTTGCTATTTGGCTTTCAAGGTAAAGTCATTCTGAAAAACCCTTTTATCATTCTGCTCCTTGCTATTCCTATCTTGGTGCAGGTCTATTTCAACTCAGCCTTAGCGTATATGCTCAATCGAAAGTTCGGAGTGGCTCACTGTGCCGCTGGCCCTTCTGCTCTAATTGGCGCAAGTAATTTTTTTGAATTAGCCGTGGCCACCGCCATCAGTCTTTATGGACTAGACTCTGGAGCAGCGCTCGCAACTGTTGTCGGTGTACTAATCGAAGTTCCCGTCATGCTTTCTGTTGTGGAAATCGTGAAAAAAACCCAAGGATGGTACACCAAAGGCTGAACTTTTGACTTTTACTGTTATATGAGTTTTTAAAAAAGCATGGAAAGCCTGCCAAAAGATCTTTTTCGTTCCTTTTCCTTCCTCTAGGCTATATTTTTTAAAAAGAGAGAAAGAAAGCTCTAGTCCTTCCTTCTTTTGGATAGCTAAAAGCTCTCCTTTTTGTAGGAGAACTTCAAGAAGGTTGGCAAGCCCTATCTTGGGGGAAAAAAGATAGGAGGGCCTTCATGCAAAGAAAACTCGAAGAAAAGGAATACCTGGATGAGTTGGCTTATGATTCTTATCTGGCTAAAAAGGGAAGAGAAGGATTAAAGAAAATTAACTATATAATGGGAAATTTTGTATGGTTTAAAAAAAGGCTTCGGCAGGTAGTCTCTACACAGGGGACAGTACATTTTATAGAAATAGGCGCTGGCGATGGGTCTATGGGAAGGTTCCTTTATGCCGACCCATTGTTACAAAAAAATCTGTTGCTAACGGGAATAGATAGGGTTCCTAGGCCACAACACTGGCCTGTTCATTGGCCGTGGATTCAAACCGATCTTTTTGTTCTGATCGACTCTGGCACCTTTGCCTCAGGATGCTACCAAGGCATACTAGCCAATATGGTTCTGCATCATTTTTCGTCTGCCCAACTGGCTATAATTGGGAATTGGATCGTACAGCTTTCCCCTCTTTACCTTTTTTGTATTGAACCACTCCGCTCTCCTCTTTCTCTCTTCGAACTGTTCTTGCTCAGATTGGCCGGACTCAATCAAATAACCTTTCATGACGGCTGGCTAAGCATCAAAAGTGGGTTTATGGGATTGGAACTGCCAGAGCTTTTAAATCTTAGTTCCGAACAGTGGCAATATAAGATCGATGTAACCCTCTTGGGAGCTTACCGGTTAGAAGCCACAAAAAAATGAAACCGATTACGATCATTGGCGGAGGACTAGCTGGCTTAGCTTTAGGCATAGGGCTGCGTCGCTACAAGATCCCAGTTGCTGTGTACGAGAGAAACGATTATCCGCTTAAGAAAGTCTGCGGGGAATTCCTTTCTGGACTGCCTCAAAAGGTAATTCAGCAATTAGGAATCAGGCCTATCCTCGATCGCTTTCCGCTCGCTTCATCGGCCAGTCTATCGATAGGAGATAGTCAACCAACCCTTCTTCACTTCACTTTGCCTGTGTATTTAACTGCTCGAGAACGTTTAGATACCGAGTTTGCACAACTTTTCGTGGATCACGGGGGCAGCCTGTATACAAAAACCCAGTGCGATCCTACCCTCTGTCAAGAAGCTGTTGTCTTGGCTACCGGTAAAAAGCGGATTGGTGGACCATGGATCGGGCTTAAAGTGCATCTCCAAGGGATTGAATTAAAACATGACCTGGAAATGTATGCAGCTAAAGACGGTTACGTTGGACTTTGCAAGATTGATCATAGCACCGTTAACCTTTGTGGGCTATTCAAAAAGAAGAAATTTTCGGTTACGTCTAAAAAAGAACTCCTTGCGTTTTTTCTTAAAACATCGCAGCTTGCAAAGCCTTACCATTACTTAGAAGAAGCTAACTTTATGGAAAAGAGTTTTGTAGCCATTCCTTCTTTTTCTCTCGGATTCCAACACACAAAGTCTGAACCTATGGTAGCCCTTGGGGATGCCTTTGGCGTGCTTCCACCTTTCCTAGGTAACGGTATGGCCATGGCTATGGAATCGGCTGCTTTGGCCCTCGATGATCTCATAGCTTACGCCCAAGGCTCCAAAAGTTGGACAGAAACTCTAAGGCAAATCCACCATAAACTGAAAAAGACCTTTGCCCTTCGAATAACCCTTGGCCTTTGCTTGCATCCCCTCCTTTTTAAAAAATCTCCTCTCCAAACGGTCTTGATCAAAAAGCCTATCGTTTCCTTTCTTTATACCCTGACAAGGTCCATGGAGTCTTAGTCAAACTACCAACTACTAATACAGGGAAAATCCAAGAATTCGTTTAGTCTCCTGTCCGATTCTAAACTATATTTTATGCATAAAGAGACTATGATACTTCAATCCATCTGCTCCATGGTTCCAGAGCATGGTTATACGCAATCTGAATGCTGGGAAATCTTTAGCCAGTCTATAGCAGCTAAAACCCTAAAAGAGGCTTCTTTGGATTTAGTAAAAAGAATTCTACTTGGAGATAGCTGGATTGAACGCCGATATTTTGCTGTTGACCCTATCGAGTCAGTCTTTGAGATGTCAGCAGAAGCTTTAAACAAGGCCTTTGAAAAATTGGCTCCGGTTCTGGCTGCTAAATCCCTCAAAGCTGTGCTGGATCAATCTGGACTCAAGGCCACAGAACTGGACGCCCTTTTTGTTTGTACGTGCACGGGTTATCTTTGTCCAGGTCTTTCCAGTCACATTGCTGAAAAAGTAGGGATGCGATCCGATAGTTTCTTGATCGATATCGTAGGCCATGGCTGCGGAGCAGCACTACCTATGCTGTATTCGGTCAAAGGTTTTCTAAAAGAAAACCCAGATTGCTATGCTGCTGCCATTGCCATAGAACTTTCCTCTACCGCTTTCTATGTGGACGATGATCCAGGATGTCTGGTTAGCCTTTGTATTTTTGCCGATGGGGTCAATACCACCCTATGGCACCATACGAAAAAGGGTTTAGGATGGCATTGCAAAGATTTTTTATCGTTGCATATTCCAAAAAATCGAGAAAAGCTGAGATTCGAAAACGCTTTTGGAAAACTCCGCAATAAACTTCATCGAACAGTGCCTGTGCTTGCTACTGAAGCAGTATGGGAACTTTATAAAAGATTTGAAAAGCATTCTCAAACTGATTTGAAAAGGCTCATTGCTCATCCGGGAGGAAAAGAGGTATTGATCGAATTAAGAAAAGCCTTGCCTTGTGGAAAATTCGAAGAGAGTGAGGCAGTTCTTAGAGCTTTTGGCAATATGAGTAGTCCTTCGGTTATGTTCGCCTTTCAAAAAGGAATTGAATCCCAGCCAATAGAAAAGGAATTTTGGTTGTTTAGTTTTGGCGCTGGCTTTTCATGCCATGGTTGCCGTATCGTCATGAGGCACTGAGCAGGTGGGAAGGGACCAAAGTGATTGCTTTTAAGAGGGCAAAAAGAATGGTGAACGGTGCTAAATGCCCTTTGCAACAACTTATATGGTATGCCTTAATCAAAGAGACCATGGAGAAACGAAGTCATTAAAATAGCGCAGGATATCATTGGGGAAAAAATTCCAAACACTGCCCACTTTCTAGCATTTAGCCGATTCTTGCTGGCTTTTTGCTCCATAACACTTCTCAAGAAAGATTCTGTGCAACTCCTCTCTAGGCTATAGACTATCAAAGTATCTTCAAATCATTCGCATGAAAGCAGCCAAGCACTTACAGAAAGCCCTAACCAAAACTATTTAGCCAACAGTCCATGAAGGAGGATAAAAAAAAAGAGAGAGACTTTTAAGCTGAATTTTTAAGCAAACACCGAAAGCCTTTCCCCAAAAGTGTAAGGGATAAATACGGAAGGCATAACTTTTTCTGCTCAGCAGCGTAGAGTACAACCAGATGATTCTCTCACCCCCAAGCAAATCCTCAGGTTTTCTAAAATAAAGGTTTTTATGTTGGTTTTATAGCCTGAAGTCGACTAAGCATTTTCCCTAATATTTTTCCCATAAAAATTCCCCTCCTCTTCACATTTTTTTCTTTAAAATATTCATCATTACCTGATATAGACGATATAATATGTGATATCATATTCACTCATTTGATTTCTACTGGGAAAGATAGCCATGCATAGACTTCAGAAAGAAATTATAAAAGGTTTACTACCCGTTCTCCGTGTTATCTTCTTTTTGGCAGCGTCGCTTCTTCAGGCAGCCGATTATGATCCAAACCCGCCTTTTGGATTGGAGCAACTTAAGCCTGTGGAAGTCAAAGATCCCCTCACTCAAAAAATCATCAAAGGCTATCAACCTAAAAATCCCTACAACATTTTCATCAACTATGAGCTTGGAATGCATTGTGTTGGTTTTGATATTTCCTACTGCTGTGTCATTCCCCCTTATAACTCGATTCAGGCTCAAGCCGTAGCCTCAGGGCTCAATGGCTCTACTCCGAAACTGCTAACCCCAGAAGATAAAGTCAAGCTCTATTACTATCTCAAAGACAACAGCTATTCGGAAGGCAACAAAATGAGGTACTGGTCCGTTTTAAAAGATGTCAATGGCAACGGCAGCCTTGCTGACCCAGGAGACAATATGGCTAATTATGTCTGGGAACACCTTTTTATCTATAAAGATTTAGAAGGCACCCTACCCAAAGACTGGTCGATTAAAAAGCGGATCCGTATAGGAAAGGACATCATGGTGCCAATCGATGCAGGTCCTTCCGGGAAGCCCCTTGCGGGAGGATATCTTGAGTATGCCCCTGATACCGGTGGAAATATCGTTTTTACCGATTCGATGATCCCAGAAGTGAAAAATATTGCCATTAAACTGACTGCTTCGAATATTTGGGATGCTCTTGGCTTGCCGCTGACCGCTTTTAATGACTCGGTAAGGAAAGGAACTATTCGAACGATCACGGATAAAGATTTTCAACCTTATCAATATTCTACCGTGCAATTGCATGATGATACCGGTAAGCCAATAATAATCGAAGGGAAAAAAGTGGAATTTTTTGGGACAAATCCTGTCGATATCCCCAACTGTGTCATGTGCCATTCTGGAGAAGGCAAGGCAGCAAAGCTTTCTAGACAAGCCGGCTTTGTCCTATTTGAAAAAGAATACGAGTACTGGAAAAAAAATTATCCCGATGAATCCGATTACATGGCAAGACTGTCAGCCTCTTCTATAAATCTGCTCGAACTCCACGATAAGATGTTTAAAACCAATTTCTTAAAAGACTATAACCCGAATGCCTCCTCGAACCGGCTCGGATCGGTTGGATCCGTAAACTGTGCTGACTGTCATGGTGATAACGTTTCTGGAAATCTTCAGGAACCAAGGCCCGGAACTACCGGATATAAAGCTGTCAAAGCAAGACCTCTAACCGAATCCATTCATGCAGTACATGCTAACTTTCTGGCTGATATGAACGATAAAGCAGGTAGAACCGTTAGCTGTCAGGCCTGCCATCCTACTCACTGGACTAATCCAAACCTGAATAATTTTGATACGAATCCTTATCAGATCATCGATTCTAACGGGAACAACAAATACGCGAATGCTGACCAAAGGACTGCTGGAGGAGGTTGCTATTTAAGAAGGGATGCCCATACTAACCCTGCTGTCAAACCACCGTTCTTCTTGAATTCTGTTGGAAAGTGGTATTTGGAAAACGTCAGTACTAGAGATGAAAACGATCAGCCGATCTCAGAGCTCAGAGGCCTTACTTGTACGAATTGTCATAACCAACTTTCTCATGAACTCTATAAGTATGACGATCTGGATAATGGAGTCAGCCAGGAAGGCAAAACATTAAGGAATAAAAGTATCGATGAAATCATAAAAGTTCTAGCTGATGGAGATACTAGGCGGTTTGCTGATATGGCTGATCCTAGAATAAAAGACGGAAATAATCCACTTTACGAGTTTTTCCATAATCATCAAGGAGCCACTCTAGTAAAGGCTACAAAGGACAGCAAAGGCAACTTAAAGTTGTTGGCCTGGAACGCCAAAGAAGGCGTGCCTGTACCTTATGAAAAGGCATCCGGGGGGAGCGATTGGTGGCTTGCGCCCGCTGAACCGAAATGTGCAAGCTGCCATGCCGCTCCCTTCGTAGAAAGCATGGGAGGAAAATATTTTCCTGTCGATCAGCCTCGTAAATACTCGCTTTACCGGTTTTCGAAGGCTCACGGTAAAATTGCTTGTCAGTCCTGTCACGAGTCGATCCATGGGCTTTATCCAGTCAGAGCCGAAGGCGAAGAAAACACCGTGGATCTTACCACGCATAAGCAAGCCCTCCAGTATTCACCCGATGGTCGGTATGCAGGGCCTGTCAGCTGTTCTGCTTGTCACACAGTCAATGCAAAAGGAGTGCCCGTTCAGCTTGTAGGCACCGAGTATGAAAATGATTACTGGGCTTCCGTTGTGCTCCTGCACTTCATGCGCGAAGGAGACGAAAAGTTACCAATCAAAGAGCTCATTCAGAAATATCCCTATCAAAAATCAAGGCAAATAGTCATTGAAAGCTGGAAATAGTTTGTTTTAGCCATCCTTTTTATGCCTCCTCCATCAAAAGCCCCCCCTTGGCTCTTCCCCCTCCCTATTTGCACAACAACTTATAATCTTAATTGGTGTACTTACATATTAAATTAGGTTTTCATTTTTCTCTCCAGGGATAAAGGATTTGAAAATTCGTCTGATGAAAGGATGAAATCAGTAAATAAGATAGCTCGTTTTTTCTTTTTGGGGATCTTCTTTTATGCATTGGTTGCCTCTGCTTCTCCGATTCCTAAAGAAATACGAAAGGAAGCTAAAAACCAGCCTTCTTTTGAGTTGCTACTAAAAAATCCTGAATCCTTTAAAAATCATTTGGTGCTGTTAGGAGGAGTAATTATAGAAAATACACCCTTAGAAGATCGTACAGAACTTCTTATAGAACATAGAAAACTTGGCAGTTCAGGAAGACCTAAATATTCAACCAAAAATAAAAAAAGGTTTTCAGTAGTCACTAAGGATTTTCTAGATCCAGAAATTTATGCCCAAGGCCGATTTATTACAGTTTACGGAAAGGTTGGTAGCTTACAAAAAGGAAAAGAAAAACAACTCCTTGTCTATGCCAAATTTATCTATCTTTGGCCTGAAGACTTTATTCCAAGCAGTGGATGGTACATGGGAATAGGACCAGGGTTTTTCTTTTAATTCTTAATTTTGGGCTTTTTGACTAGCCTTGACAAAGCGCTCATAAACTGAGTGAAACTTGGACATTTTTTATTAGCCTAGCCATATCCAATTCTTTAGCTATTGTTCCAGCTACCGCTTCCGTATAGGATCGCTTGGCTTTGGAAAACAGGCGTTTCAGTTTCTCTTTAGGATTTAGGTGTTTTTCAGAGTTGTGAATTTCCTGAACACTAATACTTAATACTTTTTCAAGAGCAATAGGATCAGCTAGAAGTCAAGCTTCTAACATAGGTACTACAACCACACATTGAACAGGTCGTGTAATTCTTTCCCTATCTTTTCTCACTTCATTTTCCATGCGATTTTTAATTGCTCTAGAACTTTCTGGTCATCAGTGTCAGTAACCCTGATAAATCCATCCACAACACCGTTATCTGATTCCATTAAATTTATTATTTTGCGGTAGTCGCGTTGAGGGGCTATAAGGATTTTTGGTTTATAGTTTGTATATTTCCTCTTAACCAAAACTCTAATGACTTCTTTATCATATTTCTCCCGTCTACAAGGATTCCTATACAGCCCACTAATCTTCCTTTTCTAGCGTTCCTGAATAAAAGAGTTCGTCCAGACCTAGTTTCTTCCAGGAAAGGACTTTTTGATCTTCTGCCTTCGTTTTTGGAGGGCTTATGTATGAAGCACCTTTCTTTCTGGATGTAATTAGAAGGTCTTCAATATTAACTGTATTAATCAGATGCTGAGAATGCGTAGTAATCAGTAGTTCGCTGCTTGTGGTCCAAGCTCTCATTGGCGTTGTAAATAGACTTCGACAAGACCCTCTATAAGATAAGGGTGAAGAAAATTTTCAGGCTCTTCTATACAAAAAAGACAAGCTCCCAGTTCGTTTGGGGTCAAAATAAGAGCAAGAAAAGCTAGACAAATGAGCAACCATCAGAAAGTTGATAGGGTGGAATTCGGGCTCGCTATAGATTATTTTCAGATACTGATAACGGTAGGGGCCCATAATCAGTTGGATCAGGTTGTATGTCTTTGATATGAGGAAGAAGATCGATAATGAGTTGTTTAACCCGATTATAGAATTGGTTATTCTTTAGCATAAAAGGCAACCAGCTTGAAAAATTCTGACCATTCTCAAAAAGAAAAAAAAGGAAATGGGGACCAACATAGGGTTGTCTCATAACAGCAGGAATAAGTCGATAAAAGCGCCATTGCACAACTGATTTCGATTGTTCCTTCAAAATTGTTTCTTCAATCTCATTAATACCAAAGACTTCTAGAAAAGATTTATCCCTTGGAAAATGTTGAGACTAAAAGAGGTCTCTGAGGAGTAAGGGCAATAGATTTATCAGGAGCAATGATAAAGGATTCAAGGGTTCCTTGTTTTTTTACTTTAAATATGAGCTCTTTCTTTTCTCCTTCCAATCGGTATAGATACTCCTCCCTTACTTCTACGCTATAGGTTGAAAAACTTCCCTTAACCAAAAAACCATGTTCATAACGAACCCATCTTCCCAAATCCTCCCTAAAACATTTAATTTCTATCTCAATGCTAAAAGAAAGAGATCGTCACTTCCCTTCCAACTAAGCTCATCCATTCCTCCATAGTTAAGAGTAGCTTACTGCACCCCCACTCCAATTGGAGGGGGGCTAAGAGCATAGACTAAAAACTTAAGTACCTGAATCAGGTTAATTTTCCCAAACATATTAGGCCCACATGAATGTTGACTTGTTTGAGCTCAAGGCAAGGAAGGTCTTGGAAACTCAGTATATTTTTAAGCGAAAGTCATCGAATCATAAAAGACATTGCCTTATAAAAAGAAAAGATCCAATCAATCTAAGTTGAAAACGAGCAAACGGTTCTGTCTCTTGTAAATAAATAGATTCAAGAATATCTAACAAGCTGAAAACTAACTCATAATAATCCAAAGAGAATTAAGTTGTTTCAAAAATTATATTCCATTATAATGCTTGCAAGAAAATCCAAATAAGATCTCTAGTTATAAAATCGCTATCTCAATTGAGCTGAAAAACTATTTTTACTCTGGTTAAAAAAAAAGATTTTCTTAGAAACATTTTCTCTTTTAACAGAAAATAGCTAAATAAGCTCAAGCCTTTTTTAGCCAAAGAGTTTTGTTTCTCTCAAACTCCAAAGAATGACTTAAAAAATTTTAGTTATTTTTTTAGCCTATTGTATTGCTGGAAGGACTTTGTAGTGCCTCCTTTTTTTGGTTTTTCAATGGCATCAGTCTTTTGTTCCCCATCCTCGAGTCTTTTCTTCATGGTTTCAGTTAGAGAAGAAACAATGACAGTAGCTGTTTGTTCATCAGGTACATCAGCAATCCATTTTCCTTGAGAATCAATAATGGCATATAAGTGAGGCTGATGTGTCGATTTTTTCCATGTTAAAGGTAGTTCAACTTTCATTATACCTCCTATAAATTAGTTTTTTATAAATATAACTATAAATACTTAAATGCAAGAAATATTTTATATTCTTATTTATTAGTTTAAAAATAAGTGGAAAGATCCCATTGCCTCTAGCCTGAAGAGTTTCTAAAAACACTATTTTAAGAAAATATTTACTTAAAATAATCCTTGTTTGCTTAGAGATAAAAAATAATATTCTTACCCTGTCTCTTTTAAAAACTTCTTCTAAAAGCCCCTTTTTTCAACAATCTCTTTGCTTAAAGGATAACATTAAAAAATTCAATGACGACTGCTGGTCTTCTTTTTCTCTATTTTTGTAACTATTTCATATTACTCAAATATAAGATAAAATGATAAATTATAGATAAAGTATGTTTTTAAAAAACAGCTCCGTTCAAGAAAATATTCTTTTGCTAGTCCAATCAAGATTCTCTAGTGCGTTATAAAGAAATAACCAAAGAAAATGAATGATAATAAGCTCTTAATA
Coding sequences within:
- a CDS encoding AAA family ATPase encodes the protein MQWRFYRLIPAVMRQPYVGPHFLFFLFENGQNFSSWLPFMLKNNQFYNRVKQLIIDLLPHIKDIQPDPTDYGPLPLSVSENNL